TACGAAAGTTTAGTCAATGGAATTCATCATACGCATAATCATGATTTACTTCGGGCGATTAGTGAGCGAGAAGATTATGTTGCACATCTCAAGGAGTTTTTTAAGAAGTAACACTTGAAGTTACAACATAAATAAAGTATACTAATAATAGAATCAGCAAATGAAAGGAGTTTTATATGCAAATTTCGAGTCGTTTCACCATTGCCACACACATGCTGATTGTTATAGCACTAGAATGTCAAGAACATAAAGTGACTAGTGATTTTTTAGCTGATAGCGTTGGAGTAAATCCTGTCATTATTCGCAAGACTTTATCTCAGTTGAAAAGCGCGGGCTTGATTTCTGTAGCGCGTGGGAGGGGAGGAGCTATCATTAGGAAAGATTTAAAAGACATTACCCTCTTAGATGTCTATCAAGCAGTAGAAAGCCTAGGCAAATCTGGACAACTTTTTAGCTTTCATGAGCATCCCAATCCGTCTTGTCCCATTGGCAGAAATATTCACTTCGTTTTAGATGATAAATTAGCAGAAATTCAAGCAACAATGGAAAAAGAACTGAGTAAAACCAGCCTTGCAGATGTTGTTGCATCTGCCCAAGAAAAGATAAAAAAATAATCCATTTCGTAAGAAATGGATTGTTTTTTGGAGAAAAGAGGAGCTAAAAATAAC
This Streptococcus anginosus DNA region includes the following protein-coding sequences:
- a CDS encoding Rrf2 family transcriptional regulator produces the protein MQISSRFTIATHMLIVIALECQEHKVTSDFLADSVGVNPVIIRKTLSQLKSAGLISVARGRGGAIIRKDLKDITLLDVYQAVESLGKSGQLFSFHEHPNPSCPIGRNIHFVLDDKLAEIQATMEKELSKTSLADVVASAQEKIKK